A stretch of Coregonus clupeaformis isolate EN_2021a unplaced genomic scaffold, ASM2061545v1 scaf0135, whole genome shotgun sequence DNA encodes these proteins:
- the LOC121531528 gene encoding dual specificity protein phosphatase 6, which yields MLDKPKPVQFESVMAISKTVEWLQEQLQTRKDCLLVMDCRALELYESSHVETAINVAIPSLMLRRLKKGNLPIKSLLSNGEDRERFARRCKTDTIVLYDEYSREWNENVDGGSVLGLLLKRMKDEGYKAFYLEGGFSKFQAEFPALCETNLDGCFNSSSPTAQVLGLGGLRISSDSSDIESDIDRDPSSATDSDGSPLSNPQPSFPVEILPHLYLGCAKDSTNLDILEEFGIKYILNVTPNLPNMFENAGEFKYKQIPISDHWSQNLSQFFPEAISFIDEARSQKCGVLVHCLAGISRSVTVTVAYLMQKLNLSMNDAYDIVKMKKSNISPNFNFMGQLLDFERTLGLKSLCDNRVAAPTQPLYFTTPTNHNVFQLDPLEST from the exons ATGCTTGACAAGCCCAAGCCCGTTCAGTTCGAATCGGTAATGGCGATCAGCAAGACCGTGGAGTGGCTGCAGGAGCAGCTCCAGACGCGCAAAGACTGCCTATTGGTAATGGACTGCAGAGCGCTGGAGCTATACGAGTCCTCTCACGTCGAAACGGCGATTAACGTGGCCATCCCGAGCCTGATGCTCCGGCGGCTGAAGAAGGGCAATCTTCCCATCAAGTCCCTACTCTCAAACGGTGAGGACCGGGAGAGATTTGCGCGGAGGTGCAAGACGGATACTATTGTGCTGTATGACGAGTACAGCAGGGAATGGAACGAAAATGTCGACGGGGGCTCCGTGCTGGGCTTGCTGCTGAAGAGGATGAAAGACGAGGGCTACAAGGCGTTTTACCTTGAGG GTGGTTTCAGTAAATTCCAAGCCGAGTTCCCTGCCCTGTGCGAAACCAATCTTGATGGCTGTTTCAATAGCAGTTCTCCCACTGCCCAGGTGCTCGGCCTCGGGGGGCTGCGGATAAGCTCCGACTCCTCCGACATCGAGTCCGACATCGACAGGGACCCGAGCAGCGCCACAGACTCAGACGGCAgtcccctctccaacccccagcCCTCCTTCCCAGTGGAGATCCTCCCGCACCTCTACCTGGGCTGCGCCAAGGATTCCACCAACCTGGACATTCTGGAAGAGTTCGGCATCAAGTACATTCTGAACGTGACTCCGAACCTGCCCAACATGTTCGAGAACGCCGGGGAATTCAAGTACAAGCAGATCCCCATCTCTGATCACTGGAGCCAGAATCTGTCACAGTTCTTCCCGGAAGCCATTAGCTTCATAG ATGAGGCTCGCAGTCAGAAATGCGGCGTCCTGGTCCACTGTCTGGCCGGCATCAGCCGCTCGGTGACAGTCACCGTGGCGTACCTCATGCAGAAGCTCAACCTGTCCATGAACGACGCCTACGACATTGTCAAGATGAAGAAGTCCAACATCTCGCCCAACTTCAACTTCATGGGCCAGCTCCTGGACTTTGAGCGCACCCTGGGCCTGAAGAGCCTCTGTGATAACCGGGTGGCGGCCCCCACACAACCCCTGTACTTCACCACCCCCACCAACCACAACGTCTTCCAGCTGGACCCTCTGGAGTCCACGTGA